A genomic segment from Leptospira fainei serovar Hurstbridge str. BUT 6 encodes:
- a CDS encoding SRPBCC family protein, whose amino-acid sequence MNGIYHKIGIRAGASDVIQALTTKTGLAGWWTKQVDGMFSGGASAVGESIRFDFGHKANMEMKVQELAPQRVLWECTSGPEDWIGSHIDFKLIAGTAPDGAAMTLVHFRHQDWKNESDFTAHCSMKWATFLLSLKSLVEIGSGRPAPDDIKIDDLN is encoded by the coding sequence ATGAACGGGATATATCACAAGATAGGAATTCGCGCCGGGGCCTCGGATGTCATCCAGGCGCTGACGACAAAAACGGGCCTTGCAGGCTGGTGGACAAAGCAGGTCGATGGAATGTTTTCGGGCGGGGCTTCCGCTGTCGGCGAATCGATTCGTTTCGACTTCGGGCATAAAGCCAATATGGAGATGAAAGTCCAAGAACTCGCTCCTCAACGTGTCCTCTGGGAATGCACCTCGGGACCCGAAGACTGGATCGGTTCCCATATAGATTTTAAATTGATCGCAGGTACCGCACCGGACGGAGCTGCCATGACTCTCGTTCACTTTCGACATCAGGATTGGAAGAATGAAAGCGACTTCACCGCACACTGCAGCATGAAATGGGCGACCTTCCTGCTCAGCTTGAAAAGTCTCGTTGAAATCGGTAGCGGCAGACCCGCACCCGATGATATTAAGATTGATGATTTGAATTGA
- a CDS encoding ArsR/SmtB family transcription factor — MVELYKKEQKLDRVFAALADHSRRQMLARLRKGSLTISELAQPFSMSFAGVAKHIDVLTAAGLVRKVRAPEDGRSFRLELQNHSLSEASAWLTYHQEFWTNKLDKLETFMEEQNNDRTGPKNRKKN, encoded by the coding sequence ATGGTTGAATTATACAAAAAGGAGCAAAAATTGGATCGAGTATTTGCGGCGCTTGCCGATCACTCGAGACGACAAATGTTGGCACGTTTGCGGAAAGGCTCGCTCACCATCTCAGAATTAGCGCAGCCCTTTTCTATGTCCTTTGCGGGGGTTGCCAAACATATAGATGTTCTAACCGCAGCCGGTCTTGTGCGAAAGGTACGCGCTCCGGAGGACGGGCGCAGTTTCCGGCTCGAACTGCAAAATCATTCTCTTTCCGAGGCTTCTGCCTGGCTCACCTATCATCAGGAATTTTGGACTAATAAACTCGACAAACTCGAAACCTTTATGGAGGAGCAAAACAATGACCGAACAGGTCCTAAAAATAGAAAAAAAAATTAA
- the tmpT gene encoding thiopurine S-methyltransferase — protein sequence MDASFWHQKWGKNDIAFHGSETNPLLVKYFKMLSLAKGSRVFLPLCGKTLDISWLLSNGYRVAGAELSKIAIEQLFQELGVEPKISSVGELDRYSANNIDIFVGDIFNLSNKLLGSVDAIYDRAALVALPEEMRNRYTTHLVEITDKAQQLLICYEYDQSLSNGPPFSISNEEVNRHYKKYYHLNFIGSENVIGGLKGQCPAKENVWLLQHN from the coding sequence ATGGATGCAAGTTTTTGGCATCAAAAGTGGGGAAAAAACGATATCGCTTTCCACGGAAGCGAGACTAACCCGCTGTTGGTCAAATATTTCAAAATGCTATCTTTAGCGAAAGGCAGTAGAGTCTTTTTACCCTTATGCGGCAAAACTCTCGACATTTCTTGGCTGCTTTCAAACGGCTATCGGGTCGCCGGAGCCGAATTGAGCAAAATAGCCATTGAGCAATTATTTCAGGAACTTGGCGTCGAGCCGAAAATATCGAGCGTGGGGGAACTTGATCGCTATAGCGCAAATAATATCGATATCTTTGTCGGAGATATATTTAATTTATCTAATAAACTTCTCGGATCAGTCGATGCAATTTACGATAGGGCGGCATTAGTAGCCTTGCCCGAGGAAATGCGCAATCGATACACAACTCACTTAGTCGAGATTACGGATAAAGCGCAGCAATTATTAATTTGCTACGAATACGATCAAAGCTTATCGAATGGTCCTCCGTTCTCGATCAGTAACGAGGAAGTTAACAGGCACTATAAAAAGTATTATCACTTAAATTTCATCGGAAGTGAAAACGTAATCGGTGGATTGAAGGGACAATGTCCGGCAAAAGAGAATGTCTGGCTGCTACAGCATAACTAG
- a CDS encoding SRPBCC family protein, whose translation MTEQVLKIEKKINAEPTRLFQAWLKAEEFSRWFLSGDPIGLGSVSIDPRPGGRFHIDMLLDGKVLPHVGEYLVIEEPTKLVFTWRSHATGERDTLVTITFTALPTVADKNRTGKIGKPQTLVTLIHERLANDVEIKMHQHGWTNILSGLEKWQGQEE comes from the coding sequence ATGACCGAACAGGTCCTAAAAATAGAAAAAAAAATTAACGCAGAACCGACGCGACTATTTCAAGCGTGGCTGAAAGCCGAAGAATTTTCGCGGTGGTTCCTATCGGGAGATCCCATCGGCCTTGGATCTGTGAGCATCGATCCGCGTCCAGGCGGCCGCTTTCATATCGATATGCTTCTCGATGGAAAAGTACTACCGCATGTGGGCGAATACCTTGTCATCGAAGAGCCAACAAAGCTTGTCTTCACATGGCGATCTCATGCCACCGGTGAACGAGATACCTTGGTCACGATTACTTTTACGGCATTGCCTACGGTTGCGGATAAGAATCGGACAGGCAAGATCGGAAAACCGCAGACGTTAGTCACATTGATTCACGAACGTTTGGCAAACGACGTTGAAATTAAAATGCATCAGCATGGTTGGACGAATATTCTATCCGGCCTGGAAAAATGGCAAGGGCAGGAAGAGTAA
- a CDS encoding DUF998 domain-containing protein yields the protein MNSISLQMGKVGPALFVIVFTVSGWVRPDYSTVRMPVSALSLGPLGWIQILNFVIVGISFVVFSFALLPVAKGRSWSRILPVLLFLIGCSLAFSGLFTMDAPDIPRTSWTFHGWMHQILGATVFLLFPTCCFVSSWTVRHSRFRRWSFVVGCFIVVSIFAMKVAQLQGPEAFLFSHFGILQRVAIVSYMFWVITLAFMTERASKNL from the coding sequence ATGAACTCGATTTCGCTTCAGATGGGCAAGGTAGGACCTGCACTATTTGTCATCGTGTTCACCGTTAGTGGATGGGTCCGCCCGGATTATTCAACCGTTCGTATGCCTGTGAGTGCGCTCTCGCTTGGCCCGCTTGGTTGGATACAAATCTTGAATTTTGTGATTGTTGGAATTAGTTTCGTAGTTTTCTCTTTCGCTCTTCTTCCTGTCGCAAAGGGGCGTAGCTGGTCTCGAATTCTGCCGGTACTTCTATTTCTCATCGGATGCTCTCTCGCTTTCTCCGGCCTATTTACCATGGACGCACCTGACATCCCCCGAACTTCTTGGACATTCCACGGGTGGATGCATCAGATTCTTGGCGCAACGGTTTTTCTACTCTTTCCTACCTGCTGTTTCGTCTCCTCATGGACGGTACGACATTCCCGCTTTCGCCGGTGGAGTTTTGTCGTAGGATGTTTCATCGTTGTTTCCATTTTTGCCATGAAGGTCGCGCAATTGCAAGGACCCGAGGCTTTTCTTTTCTCTCATTTTGGAATTCTTCAACGTGTAGCTATCGTGTCCTACATGTTTTGGGTGATCACTCTTGCCTTTATGACTGAAAGAGCTTCAAAGAATCTCTGA